A single Arachnia propionica DNA region contains:
- a CDS encoding type II toxin-antitoxin system PemK/MazF family toxin yields MSNWLGNLLSRIFRDLVAQFRPDVNRSRRSRSTRRRTTRTSSNTGQHPSGSRRTGGSGRREYPGDFKGTPRITYSPAPGEEADPGEVVWTWVPYEEDHRDGKDRPVLIIGRDHEWLLGLLLTSKDHDRDAAQEARCGRLWMDIGTGEWDPQRRPSEVRINRILRIDPDGVRRIGAVLDHEVFEAVAAAVRA; encoded by the coding sequence ATGAGCAACTGGCTGGGCAACCTGCTGTCACGGATCTTTCGCGACCTCGTGGCTCAGTTCAGACCCGACGTGAACCGGTCACGCCGGAGCCGCAGCACGAGGAGGCGTACCACGAGAACATCCAGCAACACGGGGCAGCATCCGAGCGGTTCCCGTCGCACCGGAGGGTCGGGGCGCCGCGAGTACCCGGGAGATTTCAAGGGAACCCCCAGGATCACCTACTCCCCGGCTCCCGGGGAGGAGGCCGACCCGGGCGAAGTGGTCTGGACCTGGGTGCCCTACGAGGAGGATCACAGGGACGGTAAGGACCGGCCCGTGCTGATCATCGGCCGCGACCACGAGTGGCTGCTCGGGCTGCTGCTGACGTCCAAGGATCACGACCGTGACGCCGCCCAGGAGGCCCGGTGCGGACGGCTCTGGATGGACATCGGAACGGGGGAGTGGGATCCGCAGCGACGCCCCAGCGAGGTGCGCATCAACCGGATCCTCCGCATCGACCCCGACGGTGTCCGCCGGATCGGTGCCGTCCTAGACCACGAAGTCTTCGAGGCCGTCGCCGCAGCGGTACGGGCCTGA
- a CDS encoding Ig-like domain repeat protein: MSSPILRARRTALSLLLAALLALLVPGLKAWADPAPTQIQASVAADTAGHVKVTGVLRDGSGRGLGGGQLTASVAGQPLQTVASGGDGAFAMEFNIPADKLTGPQDLVISYPGDAQHAPSSQTSRIEFSAQGTTAVTLEVEPASTTPGDPVRVVGSVKTVSGEAVSGGVVTFAYEGATLSDYTLVTDASGNFDGYVEIPGTAAVGTGKLIATFTGGANLQPGSAEKEITVNAPIVESSPTPTASEATEGAAPQIPSQTASTRPAATTSPSGAAAQGEGRGGSLLWWLLGGGVVLVAAAALAVLGFIVRSRRRDADEETSGFIGDGKLLEDEPEEMGYGLAPGLDDETEVRAETEFMAPQEATEVFAPRREPETQTMQPAWFREGEDVPPPAPRAPGEDWDDFTEAEITQVRMRDQAPPQDPQPRRGGDPRPRRGI; this comes from the coding sequence ATGAGTTCACCGATCTTGCGGGCGAGACGAACGGCCCTGAGCCTGCTGCTGGCGGCTCTGCTGGCCCTGCTCGTCCCGGGCCTCAAGGCCTGGGCGGACCCGGCCCCAACGCAGATTCAGGCCAGCGTAGCGGCGGACACCGCGGGACACGTCAAGGTGACGGGAGTCCTCCGTGACGGTTCCGGTCGCGGGCTGGGAGGCGGACAACTGACCGCGTCTGTCGCGGGACAGCCGCTGCAAACCGTCGCCAGCGGAGGCGACGGCGCCTTCGCCATGGAGTTCAACATCCCCGCGGACAAACTCACCGGACCCCAGGACCTCGTGATCTCCTACCCCGGGGACGCGCAGCACGCCCCGTCGTCGCAAACCTCGCGGATCGAGTTCTCGGCGCAGGGAACAACCGCGGTGACTCTGGAGGTCGAACCCGCCAGCACGACCCCGGGAGACCCCGTCAGGGTGGTGGGCAGCGTCAAGACGGTTTCCGGTGAGGCGGTCTCGGGTGGTGTGGTGACCTTCGCCTACGAGGGTGCCACGCTTTCCGACTACACCTTGGTCACGGACGCCAGCGGAAACTTCGACGGCTATGTGGAGATTCCGGGAACGGCCGCCGTTGGCACCGGGAAACTGATCGCGACTTTCACGGGCGGCGCGAACCTGCAACCCGGGTCGGCGGAGAAGGAGATCACCGTCAACGCGCCCATAGTCGAGAGCAGCCCCACTCCAACCGCGAGCGAGGCCACCGAGGGTGCGGCCCCGCAGATCCCGTCCCAGACGGCCAGCACGCGCCCGGCCGCCACCACCTCACCGTCCGGCGCCGCGGCGCAGGGTGAGGGACGCGGCGGGTCCCTGCTGTGGTGGCTCTTGGGCGGAGGCGTGGTGCTCGTCGCGGCCGCGGCGCTGGCGGTGCTCGGTTTCATCGTCCGCTCTCGGCGCAGGGACGCGGATGAGGAAACCTCGGGGTTTATCGGCGACGGGAAATTACTCGAGGACGAACCCGAGGAGATGGGCTATGGTCTGGCTCCGGGGCTGGACGACGAGACCGAGGTGCGTGCGGAAACCGAGTTCATGGCCCCCCAGGAGGCCACCGAGGTTTTCGCGCCCCGGAGGGAACCCGAGACGCAGACCATGCAACCCGCCTGGTTCCGTGAGGGGGAGGACGTGCCACCGCCGGCGCCGCGTGCCCCCGGCGAGGACTGGGACGACTTCACCGAAGCCGAGATCACCCAGGTCCGCATGCGTGACCAGGCGCCGCCGCAGGATCCGCAGCCGCGCCGCGGAGGTGACCCGCGGCCGCGCCGCGGGATCTGA
- a CDS encoding SH3 domain-containing protein translates to MVKARRAFLEEDDQDVLDITPPAVTSPRREAKRPRILGKLLAPIALSGLVVAGSFAIASRGNTDQTADPSYQNTDLGVSRGGERAPLPSVSPSGDAETSSPDPLPTPTETPEATPSETATPTEEPTTAAPTNTFDPSKLGEKTGEKYIASSANVRTGPGSDYDVRTTLDAGIAVTVTNVTSNGWQQISYKGRAGWVKSDLLTDKKPESPSSSGSGSGSGGSGSGGSSSGTCSSSSAKSIESGLTSKTISVLHTVCATFPDVKSYGGYRNESGYHGQGRAIDVMISGDRAWEIAKWLRENAKSLGVIEVIHAQKIWTTQRASEGWRSMSDRGSATANHYDHVHISVGG, encoded by the coding sequence ATGGTAAAGGCACGACGCGCCTTCCTGGAGGAGGACGACCAAGACGTCCTCGACATCACCCCTCCCGCCGTCACTTCCCCGCGACGGGAGGCAAAACGCCCGCGCATCCTCGGCAAACTGCTGGCCCCCATCGCACTGTCCGGCCTGGTGGTGGCAGGCTCCTTCGCAATCGCTAGCAGAGGCAATACCGATCAGACCGCCGACCCGAGCTACCAGAACACGGACCTCGGCGTGAGCCGTGGTGGCGAGCGCGCCCCGCTGCCCTCCGTATCCCCGTCCGGTGACGCCGAGACCAGCAGCCCGGATCCGCTACCGACCCCCACTGAAACCCCCGAGGCGACGCCGAGCGAAACCGCCACCCCCACCGAGGAACCCACCACGGCCGCCCCGACCAACACCTTCGACCCCTCCAAGCTCGGTGAGAAGACCGGCGAGAAGTACATCGCGTCCTCGGCCAACGTCCGGACCGGTCCCGGTTCCGACTACGACGTGCGCACCACGCTCGACGCGGGCATCGCGGTGACCGTGACGAACGTCACCTCGAACGGCTGGCAGCAGATCTCCTACAAGGGCCGCGCGGGTTGGGTGAAGTCCGACCTGCTCACTGACAAGAAACCCGAGAGCCCGTCCTCCTCCGGCTCCGGTTCTGGTTCCGGCGGATCGGGTTCCGGCGGTTCCTCCAGCGGCACCTGTTCGTCCTCTTCCGCGAAGAGCATCGAATCCGGACTGACCTCGAAGACGATCTCCGTGCTGCACACGGTCTGCGCGACCTTCCCAGACGTGAAGTCCTACGGCGGCTACCGCAACGAGTCCGGGTATCACGGTCAAGGTCGCGCCATCGATGTGATGATCTCCGGCGACCGCGCCTGGGAGATCGCCAAATGGCTGAGGGAGAACGCCAAGAGCCTCGGCGTGATCGAGGTCATCCACGCCCAGAAGATCTGGACCACCCAGCGCGCCTCCGAGGGCTGGCGCTCCATGTCGGATCGAGGGTCGGCCACGGCGAACCACTACGACCACGTCCACATCTCGGTGGGCGGCTGA
- a CDS encoding MOSC domain-containing protein, producing MRVKSLGFAEVKGTAILPRERIRVGPSGVAGDRRFAAVEAGGGAVLRTVRNPALLAVRARCDGSALELGFPDSSRVTQLLEVGRRWDADYWGRRLEVEELPGPASRALAGYLGQDCVLAGLVRPGGFVFGAPVSLWFASSLAELERRMGGPVDPRRFRLTVGVDDLTEPVDEETLVGSRLRIGEVDVLVEEWIGRCPVVNLHPEHPGGEADVLAVLADYRTREGKVCWGVAGRALNEGVVTVGDGVALI from the coding sequence ATGCGGGTGAAGAGTCTGGGGTTTGCCGAGGTCAAGGGAACCGCGATCCTGCCGCGCGAACGCATCCGGGTCGGGCCCAGTGGGGTGGCGGGAGACCGGAGGTTCGCGGCGGTCGAAGCGGGTGGCGGGGCCGTGCTGAGGACCGTCCGGAACCCGGCGCTGCTGGCCGTGCGCGCCCGGTGCGACGGGTCCGCGCTGGAACTGGGGTTCCCGGACTCGTCGCGCGTGACCCAGCTTCTCGAAGTGGGGCGGCGATGGGACGCCGACTACTGGGGCAGGCGACTGGAGGTGGAGGAACTGCCCGGCCCCGCAAGCCGGGCCCTGGCCGGGTATCTCGGGCAGGACTGCGTGCTGGCGGGGTTGGTTCGTCCGGGTGGTTTCGTCTTCGGAGCTCCCGTGAGTCTTTGGTTCGCCAGCTCCCTGGCCGAACTGGAGCGGCGCATGGGAGGCCCGGTGGATCCGCGTCGTTTCCGCCTCACAGTCGGAGTGGATGATCTGACCGAGCCCGTCGACGAGGAGACTCTGGTGGGTTCTCGGCTGCGGATCGGGGAGGTGGATGTGCTGGTGGAGGAGTGGATCGGGCGTTGTCCCGTCGTGAACCTGCACCCGGAACACCCGGGAGGGGAGGCCGACGTGCTGGCGGTCCTCGCCGATTACCGGACTCGCGAAGGCAAGGTCTGCTGGGGAGTGGCGGGCCGCGCCTTGAACGAGGGCGTCGTGACAGTCGGTGACGGGGTGGCGCTCATCTGA